In Lathyrus oleraceus cultivar Zhongwan6 chromosome 2, CAAS_Psat_ZW6_1.0, whole genome shotgun sequence, the DNA window ATTATGATGAAGATAAGATTTTGAAGAATCCTCTTGTCATAATTATTTTGAAGATAAAATCAATTATGATAAAGATAAGAAGTTCAAGACAACCACGGCCCCCTTTGTTGTCCTCAATTACCTTCCACTCAGAATTACTTTTGAATTATTGACTCTACTTTATTAAagtttttgttttatttcaattattcaGACCATGTGGGTCATTACTTTATTAAAGTTTTtgattttatttcaattattcaGACCATGTGGGTCATTACTTTGTATAAAGTTTATGCTTAGTTTAATTTAGTTTGAAGTCCGTGTGGATCCTTGCCTATAAAAGGATCATTTGTGTGTTGTGAAAGGCATTCGAGTTTTCAGTCTTAAAACTTGGAAATCTTGATTGCCATCCTTTGTAAGTATTTTTCATAAATAAAAGCAAGTCTTTTAATATCTTGAACATGTATTCCATGTCTTCCGCATATTATCTTACTCTTACAATTTTGATTATCAATAATATCTTTATCTTAACTAATATTTTCACcattattttcattattattattattttagaGGCCCCTACTGCTCTggtgtgtatatatatatatatatatatatatatatatatatatatatatatatatatatatatatatatatatatatatatatatatatatatatatatatatatatatatatatatacactagTACAAAAAGAATAATATAATTTGTAAATTTACACCCGTTTTACAAAAAACGGGTGTAAAAAGCAAATGCGGTGACAGTTTTGTAAATAAAGTCTTATTTTGAATTTTAGTACGTAACAATAGACACCCTATTTTTAAATAACGGGTGTAAATTCAAATATTATTTATTATCAACTCTATATTACACCTGATATTCAAAAAAAGGGtgtaaatttaaaaataaaaataaaatattcgtgccttaaacaataacttttattattcttatttgtttaatcttaaattttcttaaaaaaataataaattttaatattaatatataacAATAGACACCCTATATTTAAAAATAGGGTGTATAATTATAACAATATAAATGACTAAATTTATATTAAACCCGTTATATTAAAATAGAGTGTAAATTTTGGAATATTAATATAACAATAAACACCCTATATTTAAAAATAGGGTGTATAATTATAACAATATAAATGACTAAATTTATATTAAACCCGTTATATTAAAATAGGGTGTAAATTTAGGAATCCCTAAGTACAATTTATCATTACCGCCTAAAATATAACCATGACTTCTCATGttccaaattttcttttcatttcaCATTTTAGAAACTTTTCATCATCGATGAAGTGCAAGAAATAGTGAAAAAGGAACAAAGAACGTGATTGCTCGGAAATCTTCACAACCCACAACGGCTTCATCATTCTTCTTTACCGTCGAAGAAGGTGATTGCTGGACGATCTTTACGAAAGCTCGGAAATCTTCACAACCCACAAAGAACGTGATTGCTGGACGATCTTTACGAAAGCTACTAGCAGCTGCTCGACGACTCATCGAAGAAGGTTTTTTCATCTCCATAGAAACATAACGCAACATCAACAACGGGTTATTGATTTGCAAGTTTGAGACAATCAGGTAAATCTTTTTCCCACTGCCTCTATAATATTTGAACACATGGTTGATTTTGAATGTTGTGTTAATTGTTTTGTGCATTGGTTGTGTTGATTGTTTTGTGCATTGGTTCTGTTTGGAATTAACATTGAAACAGTTTTTGTATATTTTCGTATGGTTCTATTATTCTGATCTCTTTCACAGATTGTGTAATGCTGAAACAGTTTGAGTATGTTTCAGCTtcttgtttgattttcatttAAAATTGTAGTATCAATGTTATGATTGAACATTTAGGGCATTTTCCGCGAGTTCCCAAGCCCAACGACAATTCCAAGATGGGATTTTCATTGGAATTTGCTGGCATGCTTAACAGAGCCTGCCTGTTCTTTTATATTAGGATTGTTGGATTTGTCGCAAGCCTGCTTAACAGAGCATGCCTGTTCTTTATGTTCATGAGTCTGCATATGGTAAGCTATTTGGTAAGCTATTTGGTCTATATTCAATCTTGAAATCGTACCCCAGAAATTTCTGTAACCACGTCTGTTGTTCAGAAGTTTGCAGTGATTGATCCATCAGGATTTTCATACTTCTTTGATCTGTTCTAGTATGATTTTCACAGTAAGCCTTGTGTTGCATCAGGGGATTCACCTTGGTAATCAATGCATTCTACATATCCATTTGATTCACTTGTTCCACAACCAGAAAATCCACCATTAGTAAATATAGGAATCACAGTATTACAAGCAACCAATGTAAGAAAAAAAACTCATGAGCAGTTATTCTTTCATCTCTATTTGAGTTTCTATGCAGCATGCTCATTAGTTTGGGATCAACTGCAATTTCAGATTTGAGTTTCCATCTCTGTTTCGGAATAACAGCTGTTGTTGAACTATTATCAGTAGTAACCAAGAAGCTCCCATAATTCTTCTTCCATCTTGTTTTCTGTTAGTGTTCCTGTCTTGTCTGAAAATACATAGCAACCAATGTTCTCAAAACCGGCATTGTGCAAATTGTCTCGAAGTCTACTTCTATTTCCTTTTCAATCCAGCTCTCTAAAGCTTTTTCATATTGCTTAAAGAACAAAGGCAATGTCCTCTGTTGGATGACGTACCCATCAAAAAAAGGAACACCAAATCCTTGATTAGGAGACATTGCAGCAAAAAATGAATCACAGAAGTATGCTGGAACCCATTGATCACGGGCAATACACAGTGACTGAAGCCAATCATTGCTTCTAAGCTCGTAATTATCAAGGATAGAATTACAAGATGATTCAAACTCCTCGATGGTTTCTGTCATGTTAATGAAATTATAAAGTTCACCCTGAAAATTTGGATGCAATAGACACACATGGGCCAACTTTTCCTTGCCTTCTCTCAAGACATGCCACTTGTTAATACAGTGGCGAGTTTGTGGGAAAACCTGTGAAATTGCCTTCTGTATGGCCCTGTCTTGATCAGTAATTATTGAGACAGGTTGTCGGTCACTCATTGCCATGAGAAATGTCTTAAAGAGCCACAAAAGGAGGCCTCAGAATCATCAAAAAGGAATGCACAACCAAATGAAACCAACTAACCATGACTGTTTACTCCAGTAAAAAGAGCAAATGACACTCTATATTGGTTAGCTCTGCATGTAGTATCCAAATGAACTGCATCACCAAAATGACCATAAGCTGTCCTGGATCAATGTTGGTTGTATATTAACAACAATCTGAATAAGTGTTTGTACTATCTGAGAAGCAGACACAGGAAGGTACAGTGTTTCAATGACAGCAGTCTCAAGAACCGGATGAGTATATGTGCCAGGATCCTGAGTTCGGTAGAATGCCTGTTGGCCCTCAGGAGCATTCGGTAGTCCAGACTGAGATACTGCCGGCGGTTTGTTTTGGGCTATACACAGTGCACTGTTTGATGAGGTAAGTGCTTCTTATCAGCATAGTGTGCCGTTTTTGTACAATGATGAAAGTTACTGGAGGCTGACAGTTTGGCTCTAAGGGAGGACATGCCTTCCGGATTGCGTCCAACTCATAGAGTAAAACTTGATAAAAATGTCCTTCACTTACATCATCCCTGTAAAATATGGTTCGCAGGGCTTTGGTCCCGTTGCTTTTCTGTAGGAAATCAGTAAATCTCTTATCATGCCACCACTAACAGTGCCGCGAACAGGATCATGTCACGTTTTGTATAAATCTTGTATAAGTTCCTGTCTGTGAACTTGAGCACACACTAAGCCAACATATTTTGTCACTTCAGGACAATCTTGGGATGCTACAGCAACTGCTATTGAGGGGCTAGTGTCTCCTCCATTTTCAGGATGCGTAACATCCGCTCCAAAAATTATGGTCGGTATGTCGCTAACAAATGGTTTTCTGTAGCTAACAACATCTAGAAGAACAGTGTTTCCACCTCCTCAAATGAACTTTGTAGCGACCTGGTGCAAGCATCTCCAAAGCCTCCAGCCTCTTCTGCTGACTTTAAAAACAGATACAGTTCTTTGTCATCTCATTAATATTGCCAAACTGCTTTGACAAATCAGAACTTGCAATCCCAGGCTTGGATGAATTTACATGCTGCTCATCAGAAGGATGAAACTTTCGTATAGATGACTTTGGTCACCAACATGTTGTTTCTGCTGCTGTAGCTGAGACTGTGATACCATAAATAAACTCATTCTTTCCAGGCTGGTAACACCATATATAATTGCACCAACAATAAGTGCAGAAACAGAAGCAGCAATTTTTGTTGTTCGGGCGAGCACGATTCGTAACTGCTTCAATTTGGTCTCCACCAAACATTCTAGCCATACCAAAATCTGCAATCGGTATGTCGCTAACAAATGGTTTTCTGTGTTGGAGTTTTGAAATCAAAACAACCTCATTTTTAAACTCTTTTATGCCTTGTCCAGAATACTTCGACAGTCTCTCACTGCAATTGCCATTCCATTGCTAACTGTGTTTTTAGTTGTCAATTTAGTTGTCACTAACTTAACACATTTATGATCAAAATTATGGTTTCCTCACAAGACTAGTTGTATTATTTATAAGAAACACTAGTTGTATTATACTTGTAAGTGCATCTTTTAACTACAATTCTTTTTGTTCTTTACATAGTTATGGATCGTAGTTGGATGCAAAAAAATCGCCTATCCGAGGAGTATAAGAAAGGAGTGTTAGAGTTTTTGAAATTTGCTGAAACTAATCTTCCTGAAAGTAATGGAAGATTTCACTGTCCTTGTGCTAAGTGTGTAAATATTGCACCTTTAGAGGCTCACATCGTATGGGAACACTTAGGAGTTAACGGGATTTGTCAAAATTATACAAAGTGGATATGGCATGGTGAATTGTCTGACGCGCCAAAGGCCTCTCCTAAAGAAGAGTTTGATGTAGAGATGGGTGATCGTCTAGAAGATATGATCCGTGATATTGGACAAGGCTCTTTTCAACGGGCAAATATACATGATACTCTTTGCAATGACAGTAAAATCCCTTTGTATCCAAATTGTAAAAACTTCACACGACTGTCGGCTGTGCTAAGATTGTTCAATTTGAAGGCGATTAATAGTTGGACAGATAAAAGCTTCACACAATTGTTAGAGTTGTTGAAGGAAATGTTACCGGAAGAAAACATGTTGCCGAACCGGGCCTATGAGGCAAAAAAGATATTATGTCCAATGGGTATAGAATATAAGAAAATACACGCATGCCCTAATGACTGCATATTGTATTGGAAAGATAATGAAGAGAAAGAAAAATGTCCCAAGTGCATGACATCACGCTATAAGAAGAAGAGTGATGATGAAGGTTGTGATGTGACCACAAAGGGTCCTCCAGCAAAGGTGTTATGGTACCTTCCAATTATTCCAAGGTTTAAGCGATTGTTTGGTAATTTAAATGATGCGAAGAATATTAGATGGCATGCAGAAGAAAGGAAGTGTGATGGAAAAATTCGGCATCCAGCCGACTCTTTGCAATGGAAGAAGGTTGATACTTTATTTCCAGACTTTGGCATTGAACCAAGAAACCTTAGGCTTGGACTTTCTACTGATGGAATGAATCCATATGGTAGTTTAAGTAGTAACCATAGTTCATGGCCCGTTctcttaatatatatataatcatTGTTCGGGAGTTTGAAgaaaaaaagagatgagaattttgaaaaaaagaaagaaaggataGAGTGAAATGAATTGAATGATTTTAGTTAAAAAAATTACGAAGAGTTTGTTTTTATTCATAATACAAAATTCTCATATTAGATTTTAAGGATCGTAAAGGTAATATAAAATCTTCAGATATCTTTTATATTGATATAATATCTtgaaaatataaaatataaaatacataaattcaattttaaaaaatattgaCGATTTTTCTATTTGTTCTAGAAGTCTCCTCTCCCAAAGCCTTCATCCCTCTTGATAGAATTGAAAAATTAAACTATAATAGTTTGATACAAAAGATGAAATGAGAATCTCAAAgtgtattattattattattgtgtTGAAAATTTTTCAATGAAGAAGACTATGTTTATATACTAACCTTATACAAGACATTCAAACTTAGCAAAATACACAAACTTAACAACTTATGTTAGTTACTAACAACTAACTACATTTTAACTAACTAGTAACCAATTACAACTAACTATGTTAATTATTGAGAGCTTTCAAAATGCTTGAGCAAAGATTTCTCTAACATTCCCCCTAAAGTTCAAGTGGGCCTTTCAAAAGTGAACTTGAGCTTGGACTTCAATTCTTTAAGAGAAGTTGTTCCAAGTGGTTTGGTCAGAGTAACTGCTATCTGGGCAGCAACAGGAACATGTTGCATGAGAAGCTTCTTAGACACCTCACTTTTCACGAACAAAGTGAATATTCATTTATATGTGTTTGGTGTAGACATATAATACAAAATTATGTGAAAGCAAAATTGCAATAAAATTATCATATAATAATAGTGTTGGAGTATATACAGGAATGTCAAGTTCATCCAAGAGTGATTCTAACTATAGGAGTTCAGATGTAAAAGATTTTAGAGCATGATACTTATGTGCTTGAACGAGATACTAGAGACTTCTTCTTAAAACTCCAAGAAATAAGGTTTGGACTAAAAAAGATACAAGTACCAAGTCCCGATCTTCTATCATCTAGGTCACTTGCGTAGTCTGAATCACTATAAGCCTTTAGTGAAAACTTATTAACAAATATGAAATGGGCTAACAACAGACCATGGGTCATTGTCCCACTAAGATATCTTAATATCTTCTAACAACAGCTAAATTAGATTCTAGAGGGGAAAACATAAACTGACAAGTTTTGTTAACACTAAAAGACATGTATGGTCTAGTTAGAGTCACATATTGCATAGCTTATACTATGGACATGTAAACTTGATGGTCATAGAAAATACATGACCCATGTTTGCTTAACTTGCAGGTGCTAAGTATGGATGTTAAGACTCCATTTGCATTGTTCATCTTAGCCTTAGAAAGAAGTTCCCTTATGTATTTGGATTATATGAGCAATAAGGAACCATTGGTTCGAGGCTTAACCTATATGCCCAGAAAATATGAAAGTTCCAAGTATTTTTAAAGCAAAAGCATCATTCATTTTTCTAATAAGTTTGTCAATAAGAATATAACTGGAACCAATTATAAgtatgtcatcaacatatacaAGAACATAAAGAGGAACACCTTGTTGACAATATACAAATGAGGAGTGATCACACTTAGAATGAGTAAATCCAAACTAAATGAGAGCTTGAGTTAACTTTCCATACTAGGCCCTTGGTGCCTGCTTAAGACTATAGATGGCTTTGTGGAGTTTACAGACTAGATTCTTGTCAGAACTAACAAAACTAGGTGGTTGAGTCATATAGACTTCTTCATGAAGTGTGTCATTCAAAAAGGCATTGTAGACATCAAATTTTTGGATGATGAGCCAGCATGGTAAGTCTCATTTCAACTATATGCCTATGTTTATGTTCCACATATCCATTTTGATGAGAGGTGTGAGGGAAAGTAAATCAATGGCATATTCCTAGCTCTACTAGCTATTTTGTGAATGGCCTAAATTCACCACCACATTCAGATTGAATTGACTTAATTGTGGTGTTAAATTGTGTTTTGACAAACATGTGAAACAATTTGAAAGCATgttcaatttcagtttttttAAGAAGTACAACCATGTGTACCTGGTGTAACTAGAACAAAAAGGATAAGGAGAGGGTGAACTTATAAAAGATATACTGAGAAACCACATTGTTCAATGAGAACTTGAGTTTTATTTAATTGGACTTGAATCTCTTTTTCTATGCTATCATACTTCTAAATAATCAAGTATACGATTATATTTATTTATCATTAAAGTcaaatcaaaataattttttatgGACCACTCCCAGGGCCGATCATGTGCATGTGCAAGGAGATCCACGTCACAGGGCCTCAAATAATTAGGGGGCCCAATTTTGTGTTGGGCTTTATagaaataaataatatataaatcTCTTTCACAAAATAAGTAATATTTAGCATGTAGCATAGCCATTACTATGAGTTTTAATGTATAAAAGGTCGTAGGTTTGAATTCATTAGTAAgatatttataattttttttaaaagacCATATTTTATCATTTGCATTGAACCTTCGTATGTGTTGGGTCACCCTGACTACTCTGTAGCTCAAAAATCCTTTAAAGTAATAATAATTTCTAATTTTTTTACTTGATTATTTTAGGGGGTTGCTCTTCTCACTCTAAGGGTTGTTCCTCCATCCTAGTGAAAAACCAAAACTACTAGTGGAATTCAAAAATGTACTTTAAGGTGCATCCCAATTCATACATAATTCACTCGTAAGTGAGCCAGACCCTAATTTGTGACAAAATTTGATACGAGAATCCATGTTCATATAAATTCTGGAAGTGTATTTTCGGAAACTATTGAACTAGTAACAGATGCAGAAACGAAATAGATGCCGAAACAGAGATAATTCAATAATTGTTATGACATACATAAAAAATGAAACATTACATAGATAATAGTTAACATAAACCAAACAATATATTTCATCATCAAGTAGGAAGTTTCAACATATTTAGAATATCTTCGGTCGATCTCGCAATCTTTGCATCCTGCTTGATCTGACCTTTTATTTTGGAACAGTGAAATCTACTCTACATAAAAGTTAAATCTTCATTCGTCCTCAACTTAAACTCGTTGAATTGTATCTTCCCATCACTATCAATAGAGGAGAGGGTGAACGATAGTAGAGCTTCACAACTTTTTAATTCTTTGGTTACAAGTTGTCTAGTTTTAATTTTAGATCAACAAGACAGGTGATCTCTGAGAACCTAAATTGAAGAGGGGCATTCTCATTGTTTAAGTAGACAAAAGTGATATATGAAAAATGAGACATTGTGTATGTTCTTTGTGTGTTTGTGGTGACAAGTTTAATGACACCCATACTTATAAAAGTTTTAGATCAATATGGACCCTAGAAACTCAATCCTGTCTCTGGGGATACTCCGGAGATGTACTTCCAGATACACCCTGTTTCATGTATTGAAATTATGGTGAGTTAGAAAATGCATTTCTGAATAAACCACTACTATCTTTTTTTTAATATTATGGGGTGGATTCGGAATATAGTTACGAATAAACCCCtattttcatatttttatttaGGATGCGTTCAAAATTTTATATCCGGATCCAGCCAACCTCTTTTAGAAATAGAACCTGTTATAAAACACAACAATGTTGAAAGTTTTAGAAAATTTAAACATAcattaaaatatataaaaatatgTATGTTTGACATCGTTAATATTAATCCAACTACATATAAAACATGTCTAACCATCTAAATACATTGTTGGATAAAAACTAAAATGAATCAAAATATGTGTCACAATCCAAATCTATATCTATGGGTGGTTCCATCTTTGACTTTTGTTaatttgattctctttcaattTCGCTTAACTTGGTGAATTCTTGCATCCTAATGATAAAATGATCCAACCAAGTCTCAACTTACTTTGTTGAATGAGTTGTCCACTCTGGGGTTGTCAGTGGG includes these proteins:
- the LOC127123413 gene encoding uncharacterized protein LOC127123413, giving the protein MDRSWMQKNRLSEEYKKGVLEFLKFAETNLPESNGRFHCPCAKCVNIAPLEAHIVWEHLGVNGICQNYTKWIWHGELSDAPKASPKEEFDVEMGDRLEDMIRDIGQGSFQRANIHDTLCNDSKIPLYPNCKNFTRLSAVLRLFNLKAINSWTDKSFTQLLELLKEMLPEENMLPNRAYEAKKILCPMGIEYKKIHACPNDCILYWKDNEEKEKCPKCMTSRYKKKSDDEGCDVTTKGPPAKVLWYLPIIPRFKRLFGNLNDAKNIRWHAEERKCDGKIRHPADSLQWKKVDTLFPDFGIEPRNLRLGLSTDGMNPYDFKDRKGNIKSSDIFYIDIIS